The segment GCTGGTGCGCTGCGCCGTGGTCGGGGAGGTCGCCGATCTCACGACGGCCGTCGGCCCGGCCTCGGTGCGGGCGAGGGCGGGGCCGTAGGGGGTGGCCGGCGTGGGCCGTCAGGCCAGGAGCGCGTTCAGGACCCGCACCGCCGCCGCCTTGTCCAGCGGGTCGTTCCCGTTGCCGCACTTGGGGGACTGGACACAGGACGGGCACCCGAAGTCGCACTCGCAGGAGGCGATCGCCTCGCGTGTGGCGGTGAGCCAGGCGCGGGCCGTGTGGAAGGCCCGTTCGGCGAAGCCCGCACCGCCGGGGTGGCCGTCGTAGACGAAGACGGTCGGGAGGCCGGTGTCGGGGTGGAGGGCGATGGAGACGCCGCCGATGTCCCAGCGGTCGCAGGTGGCGAAGAGAGGCAGCAGCCCGATGGAGGCGTGCTCGGCGGCGTGAAGGGCGCCGGGGAGCTCCTCGGGGTGGATGTCGGCGGCGTCGAGCTGGGCGTCGGTCATGGTCCACCAGACGGCCCGGGTGCGCAGCGTGCGCGGGGGGAGGTCGAGCTTGGTCTCGCCGAGGACCTCGCCGGTGATGAGCCGGCGTCGCAGATAGGAGACGACTTGATTGGTGACTTCGACGGAGCCGAAGCAGAGGCGGGCGTCGCCCCAGGATTCCTCCTGGTCGACGTCGAGGACGGACACCGACACCGTGTCGCGGGCCATCGTCGAGTAGGAGGGCTCGGCGGCCTCGACGAGGGCGACGGCGTCCTCCAGATCGAGCCGGCGCACCAGATAGGTGCGGCCCTGGTGCAGGTGGACCGCTCCCTCGTGCACCGTCGCATGCGCGGCGGAGGCGTCGACCGTGCCGAGCAGCCGCCCGGTGCCGGCTTCGACGACGCGGACGGGGCGGCCGCCGCCGCCCCGGATGTCGGTGAGGTCGGCGGCGCGCTCGCGGCGGGTCCAGTACCAGCCGCCGGCCCGTCGGCGCAGCAGGCCGCGCTGCTCCAACTGGCCCACCAGACCGGCGGCCTCGGGACCGAAGAGTTTGAGATCGGCCTCGACGAGCGGAAGCTCCGCCGCGGCCGCGCACAGGTGCGGGGCGAGGACGTACGGGTTGTCGGGGTCGAGCACGGTGGACTCGACGGGGCGCTGGAAGAGCGCTTCCGGGTGGTGGACGAGATACGTGTCCAAGGGGTCGTCGCGGGCGATGAGGACGGCCAGGGCGCCCTGGCCGCCGCGCCCGGCGCGGCCCGCCTGCTGCCACAGGGAGGCCCGCGTACCGGGGTAGCCCGCCAGGAGGACGGCATCGAGCCCGGAGACGTCCACGCCCAGCTCCAGGGCCGTTGTGGAGGCCAGCCCGAGGAGCCGGCCGTCGTGCAGGTCGCGCTCGATGGCGCGGCGTTCCTCGGGGAGGTAGCCGCCGCGATAGGCGCCGACCCGGCTCGGCAGGGAGGCGTCCACCTCCGCCAGCCGCTCCTTCGCGATGACCGACACCAGCTCGGCGCCCCGCCGGGAGCGTACGAAGGCGACCGTACGGGTGCCCTGCACCACCAGGTCGGTGAGCAGGTCAGCGGCCTCGGCGACGGCCGTACGCCGCACCGGCGCGCCGCGCTCGCCGCTGAGCTCGGTCAGCGGGGGCTCCCAGAGGGCGAAGGCGAGCTCGCCGCGTGGGGAGGCGTCGTCGGTCACCTCGACGACCGGGACTCCGGTGAGCCGTCCGGCGGCCTCGGCGGGGTCCGAGGCGGTGGCGGAGGCCAGCAGGAAGACCGGATCGGAGCCGTAGCGGGCGCACAGCCGCCGCAGCCGCCGCAGCACCTGGGCGACGTGCGAGCCGAAGACCCCGCGGTAGGTGTGGCACTCGTCGATCACGACATAGCGCAGCGCCCGCAGGAAGGAGGACCACCGGGCGTGCCCCGGCAGGATGCCCAGGTGCAGCATGTCGGGGTTGGTCAGGACGTACGTGGCGTACTGGCGGACCCACTCCCGCTCCTCAACGGGCGTGTCGCCGTCGTAGACCGCCGCGCGCACCGCCGTGCCCAGCGGGGCGGCCAGGGAGGCCACAGCGCGCCTCTGATCGGCCGCCAGGGCCTTCGTGGGCGCCAGGTACAGCGCGGTGGCCCCACGGCCGTTCGGAGCCTGTGAGCCGTCCAGCAGGGCGCTGAGCACTGGCACCTGATACGCGAGCGACTTGCCGGAAGCGGTACCCGTGGCGACCACGACGGACTCGTTGCCGATAGCGTGTGAGGCGACGCGTGCCTGGTGCTCCCAGGGGCGCTCGATGCCTGCCGTCCGAACGGCTTCGATCACTTCATTACGGATCTGATCAGGCCAATCGGCATGGCGGCCGACCCTTGCGGGCAAGTGCTCCGTATGGGTGATGCGCGCGGCCCTGCCTGCCCCCGTGGCGAGCCGCTCAAGGAGGACGCGGGGGGAAGGGCGGCCGTGCGCCGACTGCGGAAGATCGTGGGCCATCGGCACTCAGTGTGTCACTGGCATGACGGACAATCGCCGTAAGGCGTCGTGCACGCCCGCTGGTAAGTGATTGAATGCCAACGCGGCTGCCGATCCATGGGGGGCGACCGCTCGATGCAAGGTGCTGGAGGATCCGTGGACCTGTCCCTGTCGACTCGAACCGTTGGCGACCGTACGGTCGTCGAGGTCGGCGGCGAGATTGATGTGTACACCGCGCCCAAGCTGCGTGAGCAGCTGGTCGAGCTCGTGAACGACGGTAGTTATCACCTGGTTGTGGACATGGAGGGAGTCGACTTCCTCGATTCCACCGGTCTGGGTGTGCTCGTCGGCGGGCTCAAGCGGGTTCGTGCGCATGAAGGCTCGCTTCGCCTGGTGTGCAACCAGGAGCGCATTCTTAAGATTTTCCGGATTACCGGCCTGACCAAGGTGTTTCCCATCCACACCTCGGTCGACGAGGCCGTAGCGGCGACCGACTGACCCGGCCGATCGCCGTACACACGCGGGGCGCCGGGCGAACAATGACGCCGCCCGGGCCCCCGTTATGCCCGCCCATAGGCACGAGGGGGAGGCCATGCCCACCGTAGAACTGCTCTTCAGCGCTCTGCCGGAGCACGTCCGTACTGCACGGCTTGTTGCGGCGGCGGTAGCGCGCAGGGCGGGGGTGGACGAGGCCGTCCTCGACGAGGTCCGGCTCGCCGTGGGCGAAGCGTGCAGCCGGGCCGTCGGACTGCACCGCAGCAGCGGTGTGGACACGCCGGTGCGGGTGTTGCTGACCGAGGACGAGAAGAAGTTCTCCATCTCGGTCGGCGACGAAGTCCCGGTGGACGGCGCGGCGGTCCAGGCCGCCGTTCCTTCGGCGCGCCCGGAGTCCTCGCCGGACGAGGCCGAGACCACCGAGGCCGAGGACGAGGGACAGATGGGCCTTGCCGTCATCAGCGGCCTGGTCGATGACGTCGAGGTCATCGACGGCGAGAACGGCGGCCTGATCCGCATGACCTGGCCGACGACGGCCCCGTGACGACGACGGCTCCGTGACGACGACCGCCCCGTAACCCGGTCGGCCGAGCCGACCTGCGCCTGCACCATTCACCGTTTACGGTGAAATTTATGGTGCGGGCGCTTTGCTATAGGCCCCCTGGGGCCGAAAAACGGCTCCTGCGCCCTGTTTTGATCTAGTTCGGCTCCCTACAATCCGTCCACGTCTTTGCTCAGCAGTTCGCCTGAGCGCAGCGGCGGTCGTAGTCGCAGGAGCCGCGCGCCCATGTGCCAAACGTCAAGGAGGACGAATGGCGGGGCAACTTACCCCTCACACGCAGGACATCGTTTCAACTCTGGCCGCCACACCCGTGCTGACCGACGGGAACCGCAATCTCGTACTCGTCATCGCGGTCGTGGCCATCGCAGCACTGGTGCTCGCGGTGGTGCTGGTTCGTCAAGTGCTCGCAGCCGACGAGGGCACCGACAGCATGAAGGAGATCGCGGGCGCCGTGCAGGAGGGCGCGAACGCCTATCTGGCACGGCAGTTCCGCACCCTGGGCGTCTTCGCGGTCGCCGCCTTCTTCCTGCTTCTGATGCTGCCTGCCGACACCACCTCGCAGCGCATCGGCCGCAGCGTGTTCTTCCTGGTCGGCGCCGGTTTCTCGGCCGTGACCGGCTACGTCGGCATGTGGCTGGCGGTGCGCAGCAACGTACGCGTGGCCGCGGCGGCGAGAGCGGCGACGCCCGAGCCCGGCCAGCCGGCGGCGGACCTCACCACGGTCTCGCACCGGGCGATGAAGATCGCTTTCCGCACTGGTGGCGTGGTGGGCATGTTCACCGTCGGCCTCGGCCTGCTCGGCGCCTCCGTCGTCGTCCTGGTCTACAAGCAGGACGCGCCGAAGGTGCTGGAGGGATTCGGCTTCGGGGCGGCGCTGCTCGCGATGTTCATGCGTGTCGGCGGCGGCATCTTCACCAAGGCCGCCGATGTGGGCGCCGACCTGGTCGGCAAGGTCGAACAGGGCATCCCGGAGGACGACCCGCGCAATGCCGCGACCATCGCGGACAACGTGGGCGACAACGTCGGCGACTGCGCGGGCATGGCCGCCGACCTCTTCGAGTCGTACGCCGTCACGCTGGTCGCCGCGCTGATCCTCGGCAAGGTGACCTTCGGCGACGCCGGTCTCGCCTTCCCGCTGCTCATCCCCGCGATCGGCGTCCTGACCGCCATGGTCGGCATCTTCGCGGTCGCCCCGCGCCGCAACGACCGCAGCGGCATGACCGCGATCAACCGCGGCTTCTTCATCTCGGCCGTCATCTCGCTGGCCCTGGTGGCCGTCGCCACGTACGTCTACCTGCCGTCGACCTACGCCGAACTCAAGGGCGTCCCGGCTGCCATCGCCGCCCACCCGGGCGACCCGCGCACCCTGGCGCTGATCGCGGTGGCCATCGGCATCGTGCTCGCCGCGCTGATCCAGCAGCTCACGGGCTACTTCACCGAGACCAGCCGCCGCCCGGTCCGGGACATCGGCAAGACCTCGCTCACCGGCCCCGCCACCGTCATCCTGTCCGGCATCTCCCTCGGCCTGGAGTCGGCGGTGTACTCGGCCGTCCTCATCGGGCTGTCGGTCTACGGCGCCTTCCTGCTGGGCGGTACGTCGGTGTGGCTGGCCCTGTTCGCGGTCGCGCTGGCCGGGACCGGGCTGCTGACCACGGTCGGCGTGATCGTGGCCATGGACACCTTCGGCCCGGTCGCGGACAACGCCCAGGGCATCGCCGAGATGTCGGGCGACGTGCACGGCGAGGGCGCCCAGGTGCTCACCGACCTGGACGCGGTCGGCAACACCACCAAGGCGATCACCAAGGGCATCGCGATCGCGACCGCCGTGCTCGCCGCGACCGCGCTCTTCGGCTCCTTCAAGGAGGCCATCGACACGGCCGTGGCCAAGGCCGAGATCCCGGCCGCGGACATGCGCTGGCTGTCCCTGGACATCTCCCAGCCGAACAACCTGGTCGGGCTGCTGCTCGGCGCCGCCGTGGTGTTCCTGTTCTCCGGGCTCGCCATCAACGCCGTGTCCCGGTCGGCGGGTTCCGTGGTCTACGAGGTGCGCCGGCAGTTCCGCGAGCACCCCGGGATCATGGACTACACCGAGAAGCCCGAATACGGCCGTGTCGTCGACATCTGCACCAAGGACGCGCTGCGCGAACTGGCCACCCCCGGCCTGCTCGCCATCCTCGCGCCCGTCGCCGTCGGCTTCACGTTCGGCGTCGGCTCGCTCGGCTCGTACCTCGCCGGGGCCATCGGCGCGGGCACGCTCATGGCGGTCTTCCTCGCCAACTCCGGCGGCGCGTGGGACAACGCCAAGAAGCTCGTCGAGGACGGCCACTACGGCGGCAAGGGCAGTGAGGCCCATGCCGCGACCGTCATCGGCGACACCGTCGGCGACCCGTTCAAGGACACGGCCGGACCGGCGATCAACCCGCTGCTCAAGGTGATGAACCTGGTGGCGTTGCTGATCGCCCCGGCCGTCGTCCAGTTCTCGTACGGGAAGGACGCGAATCTCGGCGTGCGCATCGGCGTCTCCGTCATCTCGATCGGCGTGATCGTCGGCGCGGTCTACGTGTCCAAGCGGCGCGGCATCGCGATGGGCGACGAGGGGGAGGGCGAGGGCAGCCCCGAGGCCAAGCGATCAGCCGACCCGGCGGTGGTGTCGTCCTAGCCGACTGACCGTCAATACGATGATGGGCGTCACTCTTTGGGGTGGCGCCCATCGTCTGTTTTCGCATCAGACCACGTCAGGTTTCTCACTGGCTTCTTGGTTCAAATGGCTGCAATACGGGGCACAAGGTACGGTCGGATGATGGCCGGGACCCGTATGCCGTGTAGGTTCCGGGGCCGTAGAGCCACGGAAGGAACGACAACCGGTGACGAACAAATTCACGGCTGCGCTGACCGGTGCGGCTCTGGTCCTGACGCTGGGGTCGCTGTCCGCGTGCAGCGACGACAGCAACAAGGAACTGGACAGCTGGGCCAAGACGGTCTGCGACCAGGCCGCCGCGCAGGTGACGAAGATCAACGACGCCAACACGGCGATCACCAAGGTCGACAGCGCCGGCAAGCCGCTCGACGTGCGCAGGGCGGATTCCGCCGCGTTCGCGCAGATCGCGGCCGCCTACGCGGCGCTGTCGGGCATCGTCAACCAGGCCGGCGACCCGCCCGTCGACAAGGGCGCCGCGCTCAAGAAGGGCGCGGTCTCCGACCTCACCAAGCTCTCCGTCTCCTACGCCGCCCTGCAGAAGCAGGTCGACGCGCTCAACATCGCCGACCAGGCGAAGTTCGCGGCAGGACTCAAGACCGTCTCCGAGAGCCTCGCCAAGGTCAGCAAGAGCGGTGAGCAGGCCCTCGACACGCTGCGCCAGGGCGAGCTCGGCACGGCCATGGCCAAGCAGCCCGGCTGTCAGCAGGGCGGCACCGTAAGCCCGTCCGCGTCGGCGAGCTGAAACCCGAACCGCTTTCCGGGGACAGGGGACAATGGCACCGTGAGCAAGCCCTCCCTCCCCACGACCGAGCACACCGCGCGACTGCGCGACGCGCTGCGCAAAGCCGCCTTCACCGCAGACGGCTGCCTCGACCTCCTCGGGGCCGGCGCCTACGCCGCGCTCTCCCGGGCCGAGACCGTACCCGCGCTGCGCGCGACGCGCGGCGACGGCCCGCTGGAGAGCCTGGTGCGGCTCTTCCTGCTGCAACGGCCCGTCCCCTACGCCGCACTGCGCAAGGCGCTGCCGTTCGCCGACGAGGCCATCGCGGGCGGCTGGCTGCTGCGGGACGGCGACGAGGTGCGGGCGACGGTCGACGTACGCCCGTACGCGGGCGACGGGGCCGGCGAGGACTGGTGGATCGTCTCCGACCTCGGCTGCGCGGTCGGCGGCGCCAACGGGATCGGCACGACGCCGGGCGTGGACCGGGCCGACCTCGTGCTCGGCGTGGGCGGCGCGTCCACCACGCTGGCCGGGATCACGGTGCGCGAGCCCGTGGGCAGCGCCCTGGACCTCGGCACCGGCTCCGGCGTCCAGGCCCTGCACGCCTCCCGGCACGCCACCCAGGTCACCGCGACCGACCTCAACCCGCGCGCCCTGCACTTCGCGCGGCTCACCCTGGCCCTGTCGGGCACGGCCGAGCCGGTGCTGCGCCAGGGCAGCCTGTTCGAGCCGGTGGGGGACGAGCGCTACGACCTGATCGTGTCCAACCCGCCCTTCGTCATCTCGCCGGGCAGCCGCTTCACCTACCGCGACGGCGGCATGTCCGGCGACGACCTGTGCCGCACCCTCGTCCAGGAGGCCGGCGCCCACCTCAACGACGGCGGCTACTGCCAGCTGCTCGCCAACTGGCAGCACACCGACGGCGAGGACTGGCGCGAGCGGCTGTCCTCCTGGGTCCCGCGCGGCTGCGACGCCTGGATCGTCCAGCGCGAGGTCCAGGACGTCACCCAGTACGCGGAACTGTGGCTGCGCGACGGCGGCGACCACCTCGCCGACCCGGCCGCGTACGCCGCCCGCTACGACGCCTGGCTCGACGCCTTCGAGCAGCGCAAGGTCAAGGGCGTCGGCTTCGGCTGGATCACCCTGCGCAAGACGGGTTCCGACCGCCCGGCCGTCATCGCCGAGGAGTGGCCGCACCCCGTCGAACAGCCGCTCGGCCCGCACATCGCCGCGTGGTTCGGCCGCCAGGACTTCCTGCGCACGCACGACGACGCCGCGCTGCTCGCCGCCCGCTTCCGGCTCGCCGCCGAGGTCGTCCAGGAACAGGTCGGCCTCCCCGGCGCCGAGGACCCCGAGCACGTGGTGCTGCGCGCCAACCGCGGCATGCGCAGGGCGACCAAGGTCGACACGGTCGGCGCCGGCTTCGCGGGCGTCTGCGACGGCAGCCTCACCGCCGGCGCGATCCTCGACGCCATCGCCCAACTGCTCGGCGAGGACCCGGTGGTCCTGCGGGACCGTACGCCGGACGCGATCCGCATGCTGGTCGAGCAGGGCTTCCTGGAGCCCGAGCCGCAGCCGGGACGGGCCACGGCCTGAGCGCCACGGCCTGAGCATGACGAAGCCCGTCCGCCGGAGTGCCGGGCGGACGGGCTTTCGTGACGCTGCCGATGCCTACTTCTGGAGCACGCGGCCCTGGGCGTCGGTGCGGTCCTCGTTGGTGAAGAAGATGATCGCGTCGATCAGCGACCAGACGCCGCAGCCACCGCAGGTGAAGAGCTGGGCGACGGCCATGCCCGTGTGGCCGGTGTAGAAGCGGCCGACGCCGAAGCCACCCAGGAAGAGGGTGAGGAGGCCAGCGGTGGTCCGGCTCTTGTCGGACAGCGGGCGGCCCTTGGCGTCGAAGCCGTGCGGGGCGTCAGGGGTGGGCGTGGCCATGAAACATGCTCCTTGCGTCAATGGGGACGTAGAAACGTCAGCAGGAGCGCACAAATCGGAAACCCGGCCCCCCGCGACGGATTGACGAGATCTTTGCATCAGAAGCCTGACATTGGCCTGATAATTACGTCTCGTCATGAAACCGTGATCGGCACGTTGTCAAAACCCGCCGTCACATCACGTTGCGCACGACGGCCCACGTCAGAGCGATCCCCAGGATCACGGCCTGCGCACGCGGCTTGAGCGCCGGCCGGTACACCTGGCCGCGCAGGCCCTCGGTGAACCACCGGAGATAGAGGTACAACCCCGCCGGGCTGGCGATCAGCAGCAGCGCGTTGTCGTGGAACGCGGCCGTGAAGTCCCCGTGCATCAGGTCGTAGACCATGCGCGTGCCGCCGCAGGCCGGACACAGCAGCCCCGTCACCCAGTTGAAGGGGCAGCGGGGCAGCCAGTGCCCCGGCTGGTGCGGGTCGGTGCCGTACAGATAGGCGGCTGCGCCGAGGCCCGCGACCGCGGACGTCAGCGAGGCCGTGACCGGTCGCCCGGCCACGGCCCGGAGACGGGCGAGGGCCGTCTCAGCCATGCAGGATCCGCCCCTGGGAGTCGGTGCGGTCGTTGCTGGTGAGGAAGAGGATGCCGTCGATCAGTGACCAGACGCCGCAGCCGCCGCAGGTGAACAGCTGGGCCAGGCCCATGCCGACGTCACCGGTGTAGAAACGGCCGATGCCGAGACCGCCGACGAGAAGCTGCAGCACACCCGCGACGACCTTGGACTTGTCGGACAGCGGCCGGCCGTACGCGTCATAGCCGTACGGTGCGTTGGGGTCGCCGGTGTAGCCGCCGGGGCCCGGCGGCGGGTACGCGCCCTGCTGCGGATAGCCGTAGCCGGGCTGGGGGCCGGGCTGGCCGGCCGGTTGCTGCGGGTAGCCGTAACCGCCGTCCTGGGGCTGGCCGTACGGGTTGTTCGGGTCGGACATCTCGGGCTCTCCCCGTTCTGCGTTCCGCGGGAAGGGCCCGCGGAATACCTGTGGTCTTCGCCGTCATCTTGTCAGGTCGGTCAATACGTGAAAGAGCGCAGGGCGGTTCCTTTGCGAGAGCAGGACGGCAGCCGGACGACAGTCGCAATCGAGCCACCCCCCGGCGGGCACGCCGCGGCCGTTCACCCCGGATTCGCCCGGCCGTCGCCGCGGCGTGGCATTGTCCGCCACACACCCTTGGGCACGCCAGTGGCTCACCAGTAGAAGGAGGAGAGTATGGACAGCGCACCCGCGGTCTTCGCCGGAGCGGTCTTCGCGCTCTTCGGGGCCGGACTGCTGCTGTGGACGGTGACCCGTATCACGCGGCGGGTGCCGGTGACCGAAGGCGGCGGTCAGACGGCGACGGTCCTCGCGGTGCTGTTCGGAGCGGTGTCGCTCCTCGTGGGCGTCTGGTCGTTGCTACGTATCTGAGCGCAGTTCGATCACGCGGGGTCGCGTGCATGACACGTACCGCCACGGGGATGAATCGGACATGGCTTGCCATCCGTGCGGCAGACAGGATGGAAGTCGGGTTACCGTTCGAGTGGCGTTGCGGACTTTTCCCGTTTGACACGGGGCCGGGATGTACGGTCACACTCCGCAGCGAGACCACCTTCGACCCGGAGAGAAGAGCGAAGTTGTCCCCGACCCGCGAGACCGCAAAGAGCGGCCAGCGACTCGTCATCGTCGAGTCGCCCGCCAAGGCGAAGACGATCAAGGGCTACCTCGGCCCTGGATACGTCGTCGAGGCCAGCGTCGGGCACATCCGCGACCTCCCGAACGGGGCCGCCGAAGTGCCGGCGGAGTTCAAGGGCCAGCCGTGGGCTCGGCTCGGCGTGAACGTCGACAGTGAGTTCCAGCCGATCTATGTCGTCAACGCCGACAAGAAGGCGCAGGTCAAGAAGCTCAAGGACCTCCTCAAGGACTCCGACGAGCTCCTCCTGGCAACCGATGAGGACCGCGAGGGCGAGGCCATCGCCTGGCACCTGCAGGAAGTCCTCAAGCCCAAGGTCCCGGTCCGCCGGATGGTCTTCCACGAGATCACCAAGGACGCGATCCAGGAAGCCGTCCGCAATCCGCGCGAGCTGAACCAGCCGCTGGTCGACGCCCAGGAGACCCGCCGCATCCTCGACCGCCTCTACGGCTACGAGGTCTCGCCGGTCCTGTGGAAGAAGGTCATGCCCCGGCTGTCCGCCGGCCGCGTGCAGTCCGTCGCCACCCGTCTGGTCGTCCAGCGTGAGCGCGAGCGCATCGCCTTCCGCTCCGCCGAGTACTGGGACCTCTCCGGCACCTTCGCCACCGGCCGGGCCGGCGACGCCACCGACCCCGGCACCTTCTCCGCCAAGCTCACCACGGTCGACGGCAAGCGCGTCGCCCAGGGCCGCGACTTCGACGCCGCCACCGGCGCCCTCAAGGACGGCGCGACCGTCCTGCACCTGGACGAGCCCGCCGCGCGCGTCCTCGCCGCCGCCCTCGCCGACTCCTCCTTCGCGGTCCGCTCGGTGGAGTCCAAGCCGTACCGCCGCTCGCCGTACGCGCCCTTCCGTACGACGACGCTCCAGCAGGAGGCGAGCCGCAAGCTCGGCTTCGGCGCGAAGTCCACCATGCAGGTCGCCCAGAAGCTGTACGAGAACGGCTTCATCACCTACATGCGTACGGACTCCACCACCCTGTCCGAGACGGCCATCACCGCCGCCCGCGCCCAGGTCACCCAGCTCTACGGGGCCGAGTACCTGCCCGACAAGCCGCGCGTCTACACCGGCAAGGTCAAGAACGCGCAGGAGGCGCACGAGGCGATCCGCCCCTCCGGCGACCGCTTCCGTACCCCCGCCGAGACCGGCCTGACCGGCGACCAGTACCGGCTCTACGAGCTGATCTGGATGCGTACGGTCGCCAGCCAGATGAAGGACGCCGTCGGCCAGTCGGTGACGGTGAAGGTCGGCGGGCGCTCCAGTGACGGCCGCGACGCCGAGTTCTCGGCGAGCGGCAAGATCATCACCTTCCACGGCTTCATGAAGGCCTACGTCGAAGGCGCCGACGACCCCAACGCCGAGCTCGACAGCTCCGAGCGCCGGCTCCCGCGGGTCACCGAGGGCGACCCGCTGTCGGCGACCGACATCACCGCCGACGGCCACGCCACCAAGCCCCCGGCCCGCTACACCGAGGCCTCGCTGGTCAAGGAGCTCGAAGAGCGCGAGATCGGCCGCCCGTCGACGTACGCCTCGATCATCGGCACGATCCTCGACCGCGGCTACGTCTTCAAGAAGGGCACGGCGCTCGTCCCGTCCTTCCTCTCCTTCGCCGTCGTCGGCCTCCTGGAGAAGCACTTCGGCCGGCTCGTCGACTACGACTTCACCGCCAAGATGGAGGACGACCTCGACCGCATCGCGCGCGGCGAGGCCCGTGCCGTGCCGTGGCTGCGCCGCTTCTACTTCGGCGGCGAGCACGTGGCGGAGGGCTCCGCGGCGGACGCCGGCAACGGTGACGGGGACCACCTCGGCGGCCTCAAGGAGCTGGTCGAGGACCTCGGCGCCATCGACGCCCGCGAGGTCTCCTCGTTCCCCGTCGGCACCGGCGGCATCATGCTCCGCGTCGGCCGCTACGGCCCCTACGTCGAGAAGCCCAGCGACATCGAGGGCGAGCCCGGCCAGCGCGCCGACGTCCCCGACGACCTTCCCCCGGACGAGCTGA is part of the Streptomyces sp. NBC_01262 genome and harbors:
- a CDS encoding DUF2752 domain-containing protein, which codes for MAETALARLRAVAGRPVTASLTSAVAGLGAAAYLYGTDPHQPGHWLPRCPFNWVTGLLCPACGGTRMVYDLMHGDFTAAFHDNALLLIASPAGLYLYLRWFTEGLRGQVYRPALKPRAQAVILGIALTWAVVRNVM
- a CDS encoding DEAD/DEAH box helicase; this encodes MAHDLPQSAHGRPSPRVLLERLATGAGRAARITHTEHLPARVGRHADWPDQIRNEVIEAVRTAGIERPWEHQARVASHAIGNESVVVATGTASGKSLAYQVPVLSALLDGSQAPNGRGATALYLAPTKALAADQRRAVASLAAPLGTAVRAAVYDGDTPVEEREWVRQYATYVLTNPDMLHLGILPGHARWSSFLRALRYVVIDECHTYRGVFGSHVAQVLRRLRRLCARYGSDPVFLLASATASDPAEAAGRLTGVPVVEVTDDASPRGELAFALWEPPLTELSGERGAPVRRTAVAEAADLLTDLVVQGTRTVAFVRSRRGAELVSVIAKERLAEVDASLPSRVGAYRGGYLPEERRAIERDLHDGRLLGLASTTALELGVDVSGLDAVLLAGYPGTRASLWQQAGRAGRGGQGALAVLIARDDPLDTYLVHHPEALFQRPVESTVLDPDNPYVLAPHLCAAAAELPLVEADLKLFGPEAAGLVGQLEQRGLLRRRAGGWYWTRRERAADLTDIRGGGGRPVRVVEAGTGRLLGTVDASAAHATVHEGAVHLHQGRTYLVRRLDLEDAVALVEAAEPSYSTMARDTVSVSVLDVDQEESWGDARLCFGSVEVTNQVVSYLRRRLITGEVLGETKLDLPPRTLRTRAVWWTMTDAQLDAADIHPEELPGALHAAEHASIGLLPLFATCDRWDIGGVSIALHPDTGLPTVFVYDGHPGGAGFAERAFHTARAWLTATREAIASCECDFGCPSCVQSPKCGNGNDPLDKAAAVRVLNALLA
- a CDS encoding TM2 domain-containing protein, which produces MSDPNNPYGQPQDGGYGYPQQPAGQPGPQPGYGYPQQGAYPPPGPGGYTGDPNAPYGYDAYGRPLSDKSKVVAGVLQLLVGGLGIGRFYTGDVGMGLAQLFTCGGCGVWSLIDGILFLTSNDRTDSQGRILHG
- a CDS encoding DUF7059 domain-containing protein; translated protein: MSKPSLPTTEHTARLRDALRKAAFTADGCLDLLGAGAYAALSRAETVPALRATRGDGPLESLVRLFLLQRPVPYAALRKALPFADEAIAGGWLLRDGDEVRATVDVRPYAGDGAGEDWWIVSDLGCAVGGANGIGTTPGVDRADLVLGVGGASTTLAGITVREPVGSALDLGTGSGVQALHASRHATQVTATDLNPRALHFARLTLALSGTAEPVLRQGSLFEPVGDERYDLIVSNPPFVISPGSRFTYRDGGMSGDDLCRTLVQEAGAHLNDGGYCQLLANWQHTDGEDWRERLSSWVPRGCDAWIVQREVQDVTQYAELWLRDGGDHLADPAAYAARYDAWLDAFEQRKVKGVGFGWITLRKTGSDRPAVIAEEWPHPVEQPLGPHIAAWFGRQDFLRTHDDAALLAARFRLAAEVVQEQVGLPGAEDPEHVVLRANRGMRRATKVDTVGAGFAGVCDGSLTAGAILDAIAQLLGEDPVVLRDRTPDAIRMLVEQGFLEPEPQPGRATA
- a CDS encoding ATP-binding protein; protein product: MPTVELLFSALPEHVRTARLVAAAVARRAGVDEAVLDEVRLAVGEACSRAVGLHRSSGVDTPVRVLLTEDEKKFSISVGDEVPVDGAAVQAAVPSARPESSPDEAETTEAEDEGQMGLAVISGLVDDVEVIDGENGGLIRMTWPTTAP
- a CDS encoding sodium-translocating pyrophosphatase, which codes for MAGQLTPHTQDIVSTLAATPVLTDGNRNLVLVIAVVAIAALVLAVVLVRQVLAADEGTDSMKEIAGAVQEGANAYLARQFRTLGVFAVAAFFLLLMLPADTTSQRIGRSVFFLVGAGFSAVTGYVGMWLAVRSNVRVAAAARAATPEPGQPAADLTTVSHRAMKIAFRTGGVVGMFTVGLGLLGASVVVLVYKQDAPKVLEGFGFGAALLAMFMRVGGGIFTKAADVGADLVGKVEQGIPEDDPRNAATIADNVGDNVGDCAGMAADLFESYAVTLVAALILGKVTFGDAGLAFPLLIPAIGVLTAMVGIFAVAPRRNDRSGMTAINRGFFISAVISLALVAVATYVYLPSTYAELKGVPAAIAAHPGDPRTLALIAVAIGIVLAALIQQLTGYFTETSRRPVRDIGKTSLTGPATVILSGISLGLESAVYSAVLIGLSVYGAFLLGGTSVWLALFAVALAGTGLLTTVGVIVAMDTFGPVADNAQGIAEMSGDVHGEGAQVLTDLDAVGNTTKAITKGIAIATAVLAATALFGSFKEAIDTAVAKAEIPAADMRWLSLDISQPNNLVGLLLGAAVVFLFSGLAINAVSRSAGSVVYEVRRQFREHPGIMDYTEKPEYGRVVDICTKDALRELATPGLLAILAPVAVGFTFGVGSLGSYLAGAIGAGTLMAVFLANSGGAWDNAKKLVEDGHYGGKGSEAHAATVIGDTVGDPFKDTAGPAINPLLKVMNLVALLIAPAVVQFSYGKDANLGVRIGVSVISIGVIVGAVYVSKRRGIAMGDEGEGEGSPEAKRSADPAVVSS
- a CDS encoding TM2 domain-containing protein: MATPTPDAPHGFDAKGRPLSDKSRTTAGLLTLFLGGFGVGRFYTGHTGMAVAQLFTCGGCGVWSLIDAIIFFTNEDRTDAQGRVLQK
- the bldG gene encoding anti-sigma factor antagonist BldG; translated protein: MDLSLSTRTVGDRTVVEVGGEIDVYTAPKLREQLVELVNDGSYHLVVDMEGVDFLDSTGLGVLVGGLKRVRAHEGSLRLVCNQERILKIFRITGLTKVFPIHTSVDEAVAATD
- a CDS encoding small secreted protein, producing MTNKFTAALTGAALVLTLGSLSACSDDSNKELDSWAKTVCDQAAAQVTKINDANTAITKVDSAGKPLDVRRADSAAFAQIAAAYAALSGIVNQAGDPPVDKGAALKKGAVSDLTKLSVSYAALQKQVDALNIADQAKFAAGLKTVSESLAKVSKSGEQALDTLRQGELGTAMAKQPGCQQGGTVSPSASAS